A genome region from Maridesulfovibrio salexigens DSM 2638 includes the following:
- the rpoN gene encoding RNA polymerase factor sigma-54 — protein MGLELRQQLKLTQQLVMTPQLQQAIKLLQLSRLELVDTVHQELMENPILEEAEAQERTDSPDADAGTATAEEAQISKEAEWENYLGEFSSTSKQSASRESESYEEGTSFEARLTKSASLEGHLHWQMSLSDFTEKDIAIGECLIGNLSSGGFLRIDLEDVCETCYAEIEDVEKVLHRIQRFDPVGVAARTPQECLLIQLEALKLDDDPILVSLVRDHLDDLEKKRYKPLARKFKLSMEDLKSYLDLMQTLDPLPGASFSSGDSFYVSPDAYVYEYDGDFVIVLNEDGLPKLQMNAFYVETLESTKGDDKEYFQDKMRSAQWLMKSLYQRQRTLYKVLESIVRFQREFFAHGVTKLKPLILKEVAEDIEMHESTVSRITTNKYVSTPHGIYELKFFFNSALGLDDGSQVGSESVKATIKKLIGEEDGKKPLSDEKIAEILKEKLEVNIARRTVAKYRTAMGILSSSKRKKVF, from the coding sequence ATGGGGTTGGAACTTAGACAACAATTAAAGCTTACTCAACAGCTGGTAATGACTCCTCAGCTGCAGCAGGCGATCAAGTTGTTGCAGCTTTCCCGATTGGAGTTGGTGGATACCGTCCATCAGGAACTCATGGAGAATCCTATCCTTGAAGAAGCTGAAGCTCAGGAGCGTACGGATTCTCCTGATGCTGACGCAGGCACCGCTACTGCCGAAGAAGCACAAATTTCCAAGGAAGCCGAGTGGGAGAACTATCTCGGTGAATTCTCCAGTACATCAAAGCAATCAGCTTCCCGCGAGTCGGAATCTTATGAAGAAGGCACTTCCTTTGAAGCCCGCCTGACCAAGTCGGCATCCCTTGAAGGGCATCTGCATTGGCAGATGAGCCTTTCCGATTTTACTGAGAAGGATATCGCCATAGGCGAATGTCTTATAGGTAATTTAAGTTCGGGAGGTTTTTTACGGATAGACTTGGAAGATGTCTGTGAAACATGCTATGCTGAAATCGAAGATGTAGAAAAGGTATTGCATCGCATTCAGCGGTTCGATCCGGTAGGCGTAGCGGCAAGGACTCCGCAGGAATGTCTGCTAATTCAGCTGGAAGCATTGAAGCTTGACGATGATCCAATTCTGGTTTCGCTGGTCCGGGATCATTTAGATGATCTTGAAAAGAAGCGCTACAAGCCTCTGGCAAGAAAGTTCAAGCTCAGCATGGAGGATTTAAAGAGTTATCTGGACTTGATGCAGACACTTGATCCACTACCCGGAGCAAGTTTTTCAAGTGGAGACTCTTTCTATGTCAGCCCTGATGCTTATGTTTATGAATATGACGGTGATTTTGTCATAGTTCTGAACGAAGACGGTCTTCCTAAATTGCAAATGAATGCATTTTATGTGGAGACTCTTGAGTCAACCAAGGGAGATGACAAGGAATATTTTCAAGACAAGATGCGTTCCGCACAATGGCTGATGAAGAGCCTGTATCAGCGGCAACGCACCTTATATAAGGTTCTTGAATCCATAGTGAGGTTTCAGCGCGAGTTTTTCGCCCACGGTGTCACCAAGTTAAAACCGCTTATTCTTAAGGAGGTTGCGGAAGACATCGAGATGCATGAATCCACTGTGAGCCGAATCACTACTAATAAGTATGTTTCTACTCCGCATGGAATTTATGAACTGAAATTCTTTTTCAATAGTGCGCTCGGTCTGGATGACGGTTCTCAGGTCGGTTCCGAGTCCGTCAAGGCGACGATCAAGAAATTGATCGGTGAAGAAGACGGAAAGAAACCACTCAGCGATGAAAAGATAGCTGAGATTCTCAAAGAGAAACTGGAAGTCAATATAGCCAGAAGGACCGTAGCCAAGTACAGGACTGCAATGGGAATTCTCTCCTCATCCAAGAGGAAAAAGGTATTCTAA
- the rapZ gene encoding RNase adapter RapZ — MVDVDSFPVIVVSGLSGAGKSTVLRVFEDLRFFCVDGLPASMLPRLVELFNTRDNAYRGLVLGMDLRQLEFSVDWEATREELTSKGYRPSILYLEARLPELVRRYATTRRLHPLESRDIGLEQALEKEREILGEVRQQADLVIDTTTYSIHDLRRRIQEKWAELSEKTRGLRVHVMSFGFKHDVPTAADMVMDLRFLPNPYFEEELRPLSGQDKAISDYVLGTEPGSIFIEKYLDFLQYVLPLYEEEGRYRLTIALGCTGGRHRSVATAERVFATLKDNGYSVSLEHKHIHLK, encoded by the coding sequence GTGGTCGATGTAGATTCCTTTCCTGTGATTGTTGTGAGCGGTCTTTCCGGAGCCGGTAAATCTACCGTTCTAAGGGTCTTTGAGGATCTGCGTTTTTTTTGTGTGGACGGATTGCCTGCGAGCATGCTTCCGCGCCTGGTTGAGCTTTTTAACACTCGTGACAATGCATATCGCGGACTGGTGCTGGGTATGGATTTACGACAGCTTGAGTTCAGTGTTGACTGGGAAGCCACACGCGAAGAATTGACTTCCAAAGGTTATCGCCCAAGTATCCTTTACCTTGAAGCGCGTTTGCCGGAGCTTGTGCGCAGATACGCTACTACACGCCGCCTGCATCCCCTTGAGTCTCGTGATATCGGTTTAGAGCAGGCTCTTGAGAAAGAGAGGGAAATTCTCGGCGAGGTGCGCCAGCAGGCCGATCTTGTTATTGATACCACCACCTATTCCATTCACGATCTGCGCCGCCGGATTCAGGAAAAATGGGCAGAGCTTAGCGAAAAGACTCGCGGGCTGCGAGTGCATGTTATGTCATTCGGCTTTAAGCATGACGTGCCTACTGCGGCCGATATGGTGATGGATCTTCGTTTTCTTCCCAATCCATATTTTGAAGAAGAACTCCGCCCCCTTTCCGGTCAGGATAAAGCGATTTCAGATTACGTTTTAGGTACCGAACCAGGTTCAATTTTTATTGAGAAATATCTCGATTTCCTTCAATATGTCCTTCCTCTTTACGAGGAGGAAGGAAGATACAGGCTGACCATTGCTTTAGGCTGTACCGGAGGACGACATCGCTCCGTTGCCACGGCAGAAAGGGTATTTGCAACTCTTAAAGATAATGGTTATTCTGTCTCTCTTGAACATAAGCACATTCATTTGAAATAG
- the hpf gene encoding ribosome hibernation-promoting factor, HPF/YfiA family, whose amino-acid sequence MNVAFTFKNFDASEHLKEYANSRFSKLVKYVSNPDNTDMQVNLSVDKFRHVAEVVFSSDHMHVSAYEVSEDMYSTVDMVLDKLEAQLRRANEKMRSHRRKEAAPARMDILSYGEEEYREPVIVESDSFVPKPMSVDEAAEQLQTLDHEFLVFRNADNEAINVIYRRNNGDFGLIDPGY is encoded by the coding sequence ATGAACGTAGCATTTACTTTTAAGAACTTCGACGCATCCGAACATCTTAAGGAATATGCAAACAGCCGTTTCTCCAAGTTGGTAAAGTACGTAAGCAATCCTGATAACACTGATATGCAGGTGAATCTGTCAGTGGATAAGTTCAGGCATGTTGCGGAAGTTGTTTTCAGCTCTGATCATATGCATGTCTCAGCTTACGAAGTGTCCGAGGACATGTATTCCACCGTGGATATGGTTCTGGACAAGCTCGAAGCACAGCTTCGCCGCGCAAATGAGAAGATGAGAAGTCACAGGCGCAAGGAGGCAGCTCCTGCCCGCATGGATATTCTCAGCTACGGTGAGGAAGAGTACAGGGAACCTGTAATTGTGGAGTCTGACTCCTTTGTTCCCAAGCCGATGAGTGTTGATGAAGCTGCAGAACAGCTTCAGACTCTCGACCACGAATTCCTCGTATTCCGCAATGCGGATAATGAAGCCATAAACGTAATCTACCGCCGCAATAATGGCGACTTCGGTTTAATTGACCCAGGATACTAA
- a CDS encoding MoaD/ThiS family protein, with product MKITLLCYATFAVKSPENSEAYPISEGETVTDVLERVGIPIDEVKIVFINGKSSKFDAVLQDGDRVGVFPAVGGG from the coding sequence ATGAAAATTACTTTGCTTTGTTACGCTACTTTTGCTGTGAAAAGCCCTGAAAATTCTGAAGCATATCCGATTTCTGAAGGTGAAACGGTTACAGATGTTCTTGAAAGGGTCGGGATTCCAATTGATGAGGTAAAGATCGTTTTCATTAACGGCAAGTCCTCTAAGTTTGACGCAGTTCTTCAGGATGGCGACAGGGTCGGTGTTTTCCCTGCAGTCGGCGGTGGCTGA
- a CDS encoding PTS sugar transporter subunit IIA, protein MVIESSKNGIVLVTHGNFGQALIEAGELIVGPQEGVISLSVDVSQGIDAAVDSLKSNIAEVKNGNGVLILTDMFGGTPTNLSLSLLQGDDIEVVTGVSLPMLLKAFQMRNESLQKMAEEVSKAAAKGIVIAGEMLRKRTSKG, encoded by the coding sequence ATGGTCATAGAATCTAGTAAAAACGGAATTGTTCTCGTTACCCATGGTAACTTCGGACAGGCGCTTATTGAAGCGGGTGAACTTATTGTCGGTCCTCAGGAGGGAGTGATCTCTCTCAGTGTCGATGTTTCTCAGGGCATCGATGCAGCAGTGGACTCATTGAAAAGCAATATTGCCGAAGTGAAAAACGGGAACGGAGTTCTTATTCTTACCGATATGTTTGGTGGAACACCCACTAACCTTAGTCTTTCCCTGCTGCAGGGAGATGATATTGAGGTTGTTACCGGGGTCAGCCTGCCCATGCTTCTGAAAGCTTTTCAGATGCGTAACGAGTCTTTGCAGAAGATGGCCGAAGAGGTCAGCAAGGCGGCGGCTAAAGGCATTGTAATTGCCGGCGAAATGCTGCGAAAACGAACTTCCAAAGGGTAG
- a CDS encoding PTS sugar transporter subunit IIA has protein sequence MNITDNLAKDLVIHELQASDKSEVLKELVSTLKDAGLEVDVENALKVLNDREKLGTTGIGDGIAIPHGKLECLEEIVVVVGRSSEGVDFESLDMQPCKIFFMVLAPEQGAGAHLKVLAQISRQLKDEAFRQAFIDTGDKQELLKLLGLN, from the coding sequence ATGAATATAACTGATAATCTGGCAAAGGACCTTGTTATTCATGAACTGCAGGCCTCTGATAAGAGTGAAGTTCTGAAAGAATTGGTTTCCACCCTCAAGGACGCAGGTCTGGAAGTGGATGTGGAAAATGCCCTTAAGGTCCTTAATGATCGTGAAAAACTTGGAACAACCGGAATCGGGGATGGCATAGCCATCCCCCACGGTAAACTGGAATGTCTTGAAGAGATTGTCGTCGTAGTCGGCCGATCCAGTGAGGGGGTCGACTTTGAATCTCTGGACATGCAGCCATGTAAGATATTCTTTATGGTACTGGCCCCCGAACAGGGGGCCGGTGCTCATTTGAAGGTCTTGGCGCAGATTTCCCGGCAACTTAAAGATGAAGCATTCCGGCAGGCATTTATAGATACAGGTGACAAGCAGGAGTTGCTTAAACTTCTCGGTCTCAACTAG
- a CDS encoding cyclase family protein, whose translation MQIKREVKFQLLKQTTFQDITYINVSITFYFHQRGAQMSKTIIDLSVSIRSDKPSDPPGFVPEIIYADHAAGAAQMASVFPGLSPEQLPEQEGWAVEFVKMSTHAGTHMDAPYHYHSKTDDKTPAMTIDQIPLEWCISSGVKLDFRNFDDGYIVTPADIDRELDRINYTLKEKDIVLINTSAGKRFGHEDYLEKGCGMGRDATLHLTKQGIKIVGTDAWSWDAPFSSTVKKFMETQDPSIIWEGHYAGSTVPYCHMEKMANLELLPSTGFTVICMPVKVHKGSAGWVRPVALLED comes from the coding sequence TTGCAGATTAAGCGTGAAGTAAAGTTCCAGCTTTTAAAACAGACAACATTTCAGGACATTACATACATAAATGTCAGTATCACATTTTATTTTCATCAAAGAGGGGCACAAATGTCTAAAACAATTATAGATCTATCCGTTTCAATTCGTTCAGACAAACCGTCCGACCCTCCAGGCTTTGTCCCCGAAATTATCTATGCTGATCATGCAGCGGGAGCAGCTCAAATGGCATCGGTCTTTCCGGGACTTAGCCCGGAGCAACTTCCGGAGCAAGAAGGCTGGGCTGTTGAATTCGTAAAAATGAGTACTCATGCCGGCACACATATGGATGCTCCATATCATTATCACTCCAAAACAGATGACAAGACTCCTGCAATGACCATTGACCAGATTCCCTTGGAATGGTGCATTAGCTCAGGGGTGAAACTTGATTTTCGTAATTTTGATGATGGTTACATTGTAACACCTGCTGATATTGATAGGGAACTGGATAGGATAAATTATACTTTAAAAGAAAAAGACATTGTCCTTATCAATACTTCTGCCGGAAAAAGATTCGGCCACGAAGACTATCTTGAAAAAGGTTGCGGCATGGGCAGGGATGCAACCCTTCACCTGACGAAGCAAGGCATTAAAATTGTCGGAACAGATGCTTGGAGTTGGGATGCACCTTTTAGTTCGACCGTAAAAAAATTCATGGAAACTCAAGACCCTTCCATCATTTGGGAAGGTCATTATGCAGGAAGTACGGTTCCATACTGCCATATGGAAAAAATGGCTAACCTTGAACTGCTTCCGTCAACCGGATTCACTGTAATCTGCATGCCTGTTAAAGTTCATAAAGGTTCGGCAGGCTGGGTTCGTCCGGTGGCTCTCCTAGAAGATTAA
- a CDS encoding PTS sugar transporter subunit IIC encodes MSFILSHLGCTDRFFFAIFSLFRFTINPGLLERPLVVGALWGAVTGDVATSLKIAVFFELFWLDNIPAGTYIPPHILAPTFAALALTTSFAFTEARQVMVILLACLPLARIGAWMDYSLRQWHNRGHNKLIGWARKGKAGDQLPQKLVFRSILRTFVTSWLFFWTSTIILHYILCIFFHKWGPLVAGVDMKWSFLWIAASLGGLLALRLRKAYATFVFGVVLFGFFILAGII; translated from the coding sequence ATTAGCTTTATCCTTTCCCATCTGGGTTGCACTGATCGGTTTTTTTTTGCGATTTTTTCGCTTTTCCGTTTCACAATAAATCCCGGTCTTCTTGAACGGCCGCTCGTGGTAGGTGCTCTTTGGGGTGCTGTAACCGGAGATGTGGCTACCAGTCTTAAGATTGCGGTCTTTTTTGAGTTGTTCTGGTTGGATAATATCCCGGCCGGAACCTATATTCCTCCCCATATTTTGGCTCCTACATTTGCTGCGTTAGCGTTAACCACTTCTTTTGCGTTTACTGAAGCGCGACAGGTTATGGTTATCCTGCTGGCGTGTCTGCCTCTGGCACGCATCGGTGCGTGGATGGATTATTCATTAAGGCAGTGGCATAATAGGGGGCATAATAAGCTTATCGGTTGGGCACGTAAGGGAAAAGCTGGCGATCAACTCCCGCAAAAGCTGGTTTTTCGATCTATTTTAAGAACTTTTGTCACTTCGTGGCTTTTTTTCTGGACAAGCACCATAATCCTTCATTATATCCTTTGTATATTTTTTCACAAATGGGGGCCGTTGGTCGCCGGTGTGGATATGAAATGGTCTTTTCTATGGATTGCAGCAAGTCTTGGAGGCCTATTGGCCCTCAGATTGCGGAAAGCCTATGCCACTTTTGTCTTCGGAGTGGTCTTATTCGGCTTTTTTATCCTTGCCGGGATTATATAA
- a CDS encoding manganese-dependent inorganic pyrophosphatase, with protein MAIIAVGHKNPDTDTIASAIAIADLWSKAKEETKAVAQGEIAPETAFVLEKFGCAAPEVMTDATDQKVILVDHSDLAQSMDNLDKGEVVAVVDHHKLGDVTTPNPLEMWVWPVGCTGTVINAMYKFYNVEIPKNIAGVLLCAILSDTVMFKSVTCTEADKEAVAELAKIAGVEDVMALGMEMFNVKSAVAGASMNELIFRDYKDFDMSGNKVGIGQLEVVDLSVFNDIKDDLYAELEKVKADGRHSCFLLLTDIMKEGSEMLIVSDDPSVVEKAFGVAPEGTKVYLEGVMSRKKQVVPNFEKAFSA; from the coding sequence ATGGCTATTATCGCAGTAGGACACAAAAACCCCGATACCGATACCATTGCATCCGCAATCGCAATTGCTGACCTCTGGTCTAAAGCAAAAGAAGAAACCAAAGCTGTTGCACAGGGCGAGATCGCTCCTGAAACCGCTTTTGTTCTGGAAAAATTCGGTTGCGCTGCTCCCGAAGTAATGACCGACGCTACCGATCAGAAAGTTATCCTCGTTGACCACTCTGACCTTGCTCAGTCCATGGACAACCTTGATAAGGGTGAAGTTGTAGCAGTAGTTGACCACCACAAACTTGGTGATGTTACTACCCCCAACCCCCTCGAAATGTGGGTATGGCCTGTAGGTTGTACCGGTACCGTTATCAACGCAATGTACAAGTTCTACAATGTAGAAATCCCCAAAAACATTGCTGGTGTACTTCTCTGTGCTATCCTCTCCGACACCGTTATGTTCAAGTCCGTAACCTGCACCGAAGCTGACAAAGAAGCTGTTGCAGAACTGGCTAAAATTGCTGGTGTTGAAGACGTTATGGCTCTCGGAATGGAAATGTTCAACGTGAAGTCTGCTGTTGCAGGTGCTTCCATGAACGAACTGATCTTCCGTGACTACAAAGATTTCGACATGTCCGGCAACAAAGTTGGCATCGGCCAGCTCGAAGTTGTTGACCTGTCCGTATTCAACGACATCAAAGATGACCTCTACGCTGAACTTGAAAAAGTTAAAGCTGACGGCCGTCACAGCTGTTTCCTGCTGCTTACCGACATCATGAAAGAAGGTTCCGAAATGCTTATCGTTTCCGATGATCCTTCCGTTGTTGAAAAAGCATTCGGCGTTGCTCCCGAAGGTACCAAAGTATACCTCGAAGGCGTAATGTCCCGCAAAAAGCAGGTTGTACCTAACTTCGAGAAAGCTTTCTCCGCATAA
- the panD gene encoding aspartate 1-decarboxylase, translating to MGSRCLLKSKIHRATITDANVDYEGSISIDVDLLEKAGILPFERVDVLNVDNGERLTTYAIEGGPGEFCLNGAAAHKGEAGQKIIICTYTWLDEDELGLHKPKVVLLGDGNKVKKA from the coding sequence ATGGGCAGTAGATGCCTTTTGAAGTCGAAAATTCACAGAGCAACCATCACCGACGCTAATGTCGATTACGAAGGTTCTATTTCAATTGATGTGGATCTGCTTGAAAAAGCAGGAATTCTTCCCTTTGAACGAGTCGATGTTTTGAATGTCGATAACGGGGAAAGACTTACCACTTACGCTATTGAAGGCGGTCCTGGTGAGTTTTGTCTGAACGGTGCAGCCGCCCATAAGGGCGAAGCCGGGCAGAAGATTATTATCTGTACCTACACGTGGCTGGATGAAGATGAACTTGGGCTCCACAAGCCTAAGGTTGTCCTTCTTGGTGACGGGAACAAGGTAAAGAAAGCTTAA
- a CDS encoding PpnN family nucleotide 5'-monophosphate nucleosidase: protein MQTELKIPILPRRIVSQQFSDADIERLAQGLADPENRMVEIIGALINVHKNDVCDTREIRVKFKDMQIELAPVNGHINLLCSRVPRDCLYDGRNVIWQSVEHISAVIRDIIFAPKHSCDGDDCRSTNIKKFVEHSGLMYRGERGLVMFTWGGHQVPLDEYNFAKELGYWTALFMPDMENITGCGVGVMKAPFKGAQVAYGKQNSFERFGHRDFIGFSEKKILAAEAPNELVTQLLTFPTIEERMEAFIRASHRGKVHPGGAGTVEEILTMLALLSMPDNKGIPYEFDLVEMGGGVYFKELVEYLDICFGDALDGLYNVHVGTARAYANYVAYQTQHLNTRYLWNDDLVFDPRIQEPFEVTFESMEGLDLSRDQEAFSLLINLRRFFSGVVHLTVKDPDMLDSWGDDRPLIKGDKNILAATDQLVRKLAKQGRIHPSKSNKPAYRIE, encoded by the coding sequence ATGCAAACAGAATTAAAGATTCCCATTCTTCCCCGTAGGATTGTTTCGCAGCAGTTTAGTGATGCTGATATTGAACGTCTTGCTCAAGGGCTGGCTGATCCTGAAAACCGTATGGTTGAAATCATCGGTGCATTGATCAACGTGCACAAGAATGATGTCTGTGATACCCGTGAAATTCGGGTTAAATTTAAAGATATGCAGATAGAACTGGCGCCTGTTAACGGCCACATAAATCTGCTGTGCTCCCGTGTGCCGAGGGATTGTCTTTACGATGGAAGAAATGTCATCTGGCAGTCTGTTGAACATATTTCAGCGGTCATTCGCGATATAATTTTTGCTCCAAAGCATTCATGCGACGGAGATGATTGCCGGTCCACAAATATTAAGAAATTTGTTGAACATTCCGGCCTTATGTATCGCGGTGAGCGTGGTTTGGTCATGTTTACTTGGGGCGGACATCAGGTTCCACTTGATGAGTATAATTTTGCCAAGGAACTCGGCTACTGGACCGCTCTTTTTATGCCGGATATGGAAAATATTACTGGTTGCGGTGTAGGGGTTATGAAGGCTCCTTTCAAGGGTGCACAGGTTGCCTACGGCAAGCAGAATTCCTTTGAGCGTTTCGGTCATCGAGATTTTATCGGTTTTTCAGAAAAGAAGATTCTTGCAGCTGAAGCTCCGAACGAACTTGTGACCCAGCTTTTGACTTTTCCGACTATTGAAGAGCGCATGGAAGCATTTATCCGTGCCTCTCATCGAGGCAAAGTCCATCCCGGTGGTGCGGGTACTGTTGAGGAAATCCTGACTATGCTGGCCTTGCTTTCCATGCCTGATAATAAGGGAATTCCTTATGAATTTGATCTTGTTGAGATGGGTGGCGGGGTTTATTTTAAGGAATTGGTCGAGTATCTTGATATCTGCTTCGGCGATGCGCTGGATGGTTTGTATAATGTGCACGTGGGAACTGCCCGCGCTTATGCGAACTACGTGGCATACCAGACACAGCATTTGAATACCCGCTACCTCTGGAATGATGATCTTGTTTTTGATCCGCGTATTCAGGAGCCTTTCGAGGTTACTTTCGAATCAATGGAAGGACTCGATTTGTCTCGGGATCAAGAAGCCTTTTCATTGCTTATTAATTTGCGTCGTTTCTTTTCCGGAGTGGTTCACCTCACAGTGAAAGACCCGGATATGCTTGATTCATGGGGAGATGACAGACCCCTTATCAAGGGAGATAAAAACATTCTGGCTGCAACAGACCAGTTGGTCCGTAAGTTGGCTAAGCAAGGCAGGATTCATCCCAGCAAGAGCAATAAGCCTGCTTACCGTATTGAGTAG
- a CDS encoding PTS sugar transporter subunit IIB: MMWVRIDNRLVHGQIIETWLPYTHAKHIIVANDAVARDDLQQQIMSLAIPQSVSCSFCSVDDLNEMIPAFTNGNGSTIILFSSCADVRRALDSGFIFSSVNIGNIHYGPGKKQISPSVALSSDDESCLHYFRGQGIELDFRCVPNDPVQVRFS; encoded by the coding sequence ATGATGTGGGTGAGAATTGATAACCGTCTTGTTCATGGGCAGATTATTGAAACATGGCTGCCGTACACCCACGCAAAACATATAATCGTGGCTAACGATGCTGTTGCCCGGGATGATTTGCAACAGCAGATCATGTCGTTGGCAATTCCGCAATCGGTGAGCTGCTCTTTTTGCTCGGTAGATGATTTGAATGAAATGATCCCTGCTTTTACCAACGGTAACGGTAGTACCATCATTCTGTTCTCGTCCTGTGCCGATGTGCGTAGGGCTTTGGATTCCGGTTTTATTTTTAGCTCGGTTAATATCGGCAATATCCATTATGGTCCCGGTAAAAAACAGATTTCCCCCAGCGTGGCTTTAAGTTCGGATGATGAGTCCTGTCTTCATTATTTCAGAGGACAGGGTATAGAACTGGATTTTCGCTGCGTTCCTAATGATCCTGTACAGGTGAGGTTCTCATGA
- the lptB gene encoding LPS export ABC transporter ATP-binding protein — translation MSAIIAKKLVKNYGPKEVVRGIGLTVREGEVVGLLGPNGAGKTTTFYMLVGVVKPTSGDVYFNKQQITRLPLHERARLGLSYLPQESSIFKKLSVRKNLEIIIEHTGLSGKDVPKRADELLDQLGILRLADQKAMYLSGGERRRLEIARAMINNPKFILLDEPFAGIDPIAVIDIQDIISTLKDMGLGILISDHNVRETLSICDRAYLVYEGRVILNGSPENIVKNTKARRLYLGDSFSL, via the coding sequence ATGTCTGCAATTATCGCCAAAAAACTGGTTAAGAACTACGGACCTAAAGAAGTTGTCCGTGGAATCGGTTTGACCGTGCGCGAGGGTGAGGTTGTGGGGTTACTTGGTCCGAACGGGGCCGGTAAGACTACAACATTTTATATGCTCGTAGGTGTTGTTAAACCTACGTCAGGTGATGTCTATTTTAATAAGCAGCAGATTACACGGCTGCCTTTGCATGAGCGGGCCCGTTTGGGGCTCAGCTATTTACCGCAGGAAAGTTCCATTTTTAAAAAACTTTCCGTGCGAAAGAACCTTGAGATAATTATTGAGCACACTGGGCTTTCCGGTAAGGATGTGCCCAAAAGGGCGGACGAGCTTTTGGATCAGCTCGGCATTCTTCGTCTTGCTGACCAGAAGGCAATGTACCTTTCAGGTGGTGAACGACGCAGGCTTGAGATTGCCCGGGCTATGATTAACAATCCCAAATTTATTCTGCTTGATGAACCGTTTGCGGGTATTGATCCGATCGCGGTTATTGATATTCAGGATATTATTTCCACGCTTAAGGATATGGGGCTGGGGATCTTAATTTCCGACCATAACGTTCGTGAGACCCTTTCTATCTGTGATCGGGCTTACCTTGTTTATGAGGGCAGGGTTATTCTAAATGGTTCACCTGAGAATATCGTGAAAAATACCAAGGCCCGCAGGCTCTATCTAGGCGATAGTTTTAGTCTGTAG
- a CDS encoding PEGA domain-containing protein translates to MASGCAPVVKTQSIPVSTNPMGATVYADGKVACTSPCTVDLPRNADHILTLKKDQYRQQDVIIKRVYQQEKVMMKAVSQGMQSSSMVVGSGGDKTAWGVMQGVNSIDSQEETGDAYILSPSAVSVRLVSLTAQAQYEMTGSTAPDIQSLTTTDRAQISYILESMKSGTNFNWTNAQTGIKYDVKVGSVLPGYDAPTRAFILKMTSHGQTSTYDAKASRVGEGKWDILGNGASTSMITDDGSGVKTSQPATMNSDTFLKDAVKAGAMAAPTIHGGVTAKGGSSSEGWDGNNYTKKSSSTKVKAGVSVNPAQALEVLDMITND, encoded by the coding sequence TTGGCGTCTGGTTGCGCTCCGGTGGTTAAGACCCAGTCTATACCTGTTTCTACTAATCCCATGGGCGCTACAGTCTATGCTGATGGTAAAGTTGCGTGTACTTCTCCATGTACAGTCGATCTTCCCCGCAATGCCGATCACATACTTACGTTGAAGAAAGATCAGTATCGGCAGCAGGATGTTATCATCAAACGTGTTTACCAGCAGGAAAAGGTCATGATGAAAGCTGTTTCGCAAGGCATGCAGTCGTCTTCTATGGTCGTTGGCAGTGGAGGGGATAAGACTGCATGGGGAGTGATGCAGGGAGTCAATTCCATTGATTCACAGGAAGAGACCGGAGATGCATATATTTTGTCTCCTTCGGCGGTATCTGTCCGTCTTGTCTCTTTAACTGCCCAAGCTCAATATGAAATGACCGGATCAACTGCACCGGATATTCAGAGTCTCACAACCACTGATCGTGCCCAGATTAGTTATATACTGGAAAGTATGAAGTCCGGGACAAATTTTAATTGGACAAATGCGCAGACTGGTATCAAGTATGATGTAAAGGTTGGATCTGTCTTACCGGGATATGATGCTCCAACCCGAGCATTTATATTGAAGATGACATCTCACGGGCAAACTTCTACATATGACGCTAAGGCTAGCAGAGTGGGTGAAGGCAAGTGGGATATTCTTGGAAATGGCGCATCTACATCAATGATTACCGATGACGGTAGTGGGGTTAAAACTTCGCAGCCTGCTACAATGAACTCCGATACCTTTTTGAAGGATGCTGTTAAGGCTGGAGCTATGGCTGCGCCAACCATACATGGTGGTGTAACAGCTAAGGGAGGATCGTCCAGTGAGGGATGGGATGGTAATAACTATACAAAGAAGTCATCGTCGACCAAAGTTAAGGCTGGTGTGAGTGTTAATCCTGCTCAGGCTTTGGAAGTTTTAGATATGATCACTAACGATTAA